One window of Theropithecus gelada isolate Dixy chromosome 4, Tgel_1.0, whole genome shotgun sequence genomic DNA carries:
- the MAPK13 gene encoding mitogen-activated protein kinase 13 isoform X1, translating to MSLIRKKGFYKQDVNKTAWELPKTYVSPTHVGSGAYGAVCSAIDKRSGEKVAIKKLSRPFQSEIFAKRAYRELLLLKHMQHENVIGLLDVFTPASSLRNFHDFYLVMPFMQTDLQKIMGMEFSEEKIQYLVYQMLKGLKYIHSAGVVHRDLKPGNLAVNEDCELKILDFGLARHADAEMTGYVVTRWYRAPEVILSWMHYNQTDSPGDTPPPSAVDIWSVGCIMAEMLTGKTLFKGKDYLDQLTQILKVTGVPGTEFVQKLNDKAAKSYIQALPQTPKKDFTQLFPRASPQATDLLEKMLELDVDKRLTAAQALTHPFFEPFRDPEEETEAQQPFDDSLEHEKLTVDEWKQHIYKEIVNFSPVARKDSRRRSGMKL from the exons ATGAGCCTCATCCGGAAAAAGGGATTCTACAAGCAGGACGTCAACAAGACCGCCtgggagctgcccaagacctaCGTGTCCCCGACGCACGTCGGCAGCGGGGCCTATGGCGCCGTGTG CTCGGCCATCGACAAGCGGTCAGGGGAGAAGGTGGCCATCAAGAAGCTGAGCCGACCCTTTCAGTCCGAGATCTTCGCCAAACGCGCCTACcgggagctgctgctgctgaagcACATGCAGCATGAGAAC GTCATTGGGCTCCTGGATGTCttcaccccagcctcctccctgcgCAACTTCCATGACTT CTACCTGGTGATGCCCTTCATGCAGACGGATCTGCAGAAGATCATGGGGATGGAGTTCAGTGAGGAGAAGATCCAGTACCTGGTGTATCAGATGCTCAAAGGCCTTAAG TACATCCACTCGGCTGGGGTCGTGCACAGG GACCTGAAGCCAGGCAACCTAGCTGTGAACGAGGACTGTGAACTGAAG ATCCTGGATTTTGGGCTGGCGCGGCATGCAGATGCCGAGATGACTGGCTACGTGGTGACCCGCTGGTACCGGGCCCCCGAGGTGATCCTCAGCTGGATGCACTACAACCAGACAG ACAGTCCAGGTGACACTCCCCCTCCCTCTGCAGTGGACATCTGGTCTGTGGGCTGTATCATGGCAGAGATGCTGACAGGGAAAACTCTGTTCAAGGGGAaagatt ACCTGGACCAGCTGACCCAGATCCTGAAAGTGACCGGGGTGCCAGGCACGGAGTTTGTGCAGAAGCTGAACGACAAAGCG GCCAAATCCTACATCCAGGCCCTGCCACAGACCCCCAAGAAGGATTTCACTCAGCTCTTCCCGCGGGCCAGCCCCCAGG ccaCGGACCTGCTGGAGAAGATGCTGGAGCTAGATGTGGACAAGCGCCTGACAGCCGCGCAGGCCCTCACCCATCCCTTCTTTGAACCCTTCCGGGACCCTGAGGAAGAGACGGAGGCCCAACAGCCATTTGATGATTCCTTAGAACACGAGAAACTCACAGTGGATGAATGGAAGC AGCACATCTACAAGGAGATTGTGAACTTCAGCCCCGTTGCCCGGAAGGACTCGCGGCGCCGGAGTGGCATGAAACTGTAG
- the MAPK13 gene encoding mitogen-activated protein kinase 13 isoform X3, with protein sequence MSLIRKKGFYKQDVNKTAWELPKTYVSPTHVGSGAYGAVCSAIDKRSGEKVAIKKLSRPFQSEIFAKRAYRELLLLKHMQHENVIGLLDVFTPASSLRNFHDFYLVMPFMQTDLQKIMGMEFSEEKIQYLVYQMLKGLKDLKPGNLAVNEDCELKILDFGLARHADAEMTGYVVTRWYRAPEVILSWMHYNQTVDIWSVGCIMAEMLTGKTLFKGKDYLDQLTQILKVTGVPGTEFVQKLNDKAAKSYIQALPQTPKKDFTQLFPRASPQATDLLEKMLELDVDKRLTAAQALTHPFFEPFRDPEEETEAQQPFDDSLEHEKLTVDEWKQHIYKEIVNFSPVARKDSRRRSGMKL encoded by the exons ATGAGCCTCATCCGGAAAAAGGGATTCTACAAGCAGGACGTCAACAAGACCGCCtgggagctgcccaagacctaCGTGTCCCCGACGCACGTCGGCAGCGGGGCCTATGGCGCCGTGTG CTCGGCCATCGACAAGCGGTCAGGGGAGAAGGTGGCCATCAAGAAGCTGAGCCGACCCTTTCAGTCCGAGATCTTCGCCAAACGCGCCTACcgggagctgctgctgctgaagcACATGCAGCATGAGAAC GTCATTGGGCTCCTGGATGTCttcaccccagcctcctccctgcgCAACTTCCATGACTT CTACCTGGTGATGCCCTTCATGCAGACGGATCTGCAGAAGATCATGGGGATGGAGTTCAGTGAGGAGAAGATCCAGTACCTGGTGTATCAGATGCTCAAAGGCCTTAAG GACCTGAAGCCAGGCAACCTAGCTGTGAACGAGGACTGTGAACTGAAG ATCCTGGATTTTGGGCTGGCGCGGCATGCAGATGCCGAGATGACTGGCTACGTGGTGACCCGCTGGTACCGGGCCCCCGAGGTGATCCTCAGCTGGATGCACTACAACCAGACAG TGGACATCTGGTCTGTGGGCTGTATCATGGCAGAGATGCTGACAGGGAAAACTCTGTTCAAGGGGAaagatt ACCTGGACCAGCTGACCCAGATCCTGAAAGTGACCGGGGTGCCAGGCACGGAGTTTGTGCAGAAGCTGAACGACAAAGCG GCCAAATCCTACATCCAGGCCCTGCCACAGACCCCCAAGAAGGATTTCACTCAGCTCTTCCCGCGGGCCAGCCCCCAGG ccaCGGACCTGCTGGAGAAGATGCTGGAGCTAGATGTGGACAAGCGCCTGACAGCCGCGCAGGCCCTCACCCATCCCTTCTTTGAACCCTTCCGGGACCCTGAGGAAGAGACGGAGGCCCAACAGCCATTTGATGATTCCTTAGAACACGAGAAACTCACAGTGGATGAATGGAAGC AGCACATCTACAAGGAGATTGTGAACTTCAGCCCCGTTGCCCGGAAGGACTCGCGGCGCCGGAGTGGCATGAAACTGTAG
- the MAPK13 gene encoding mitogen-activated protein kinase 13 isoform X2 translates to MSLIRKKGFYKQDVNKTAWELPKTYVSPTHVGSGAYGAVCSAIDKRSGEKVAIKKLSRPFQSEIFAKRAYRELLLLKHMQHENVIGLLDVFTPASSLRNFHDFYLVMPFMQTDLQKIMGMEFSEEKIQYLVYQMLKGLKYIHSAGVVHRDLKPGNLAVNEDCELKILDFGLARHADAEMTGYVVTRWYRAPEVILSWMHYNQTVDIWSVGCIMAEMLTGKTLFKGKDYLDQLTQILKVTGVPGTEFVQKLNDKAAKSYIQALPQTPKKDFTQLFPRASPQATDLLEKMLELDVDKRLTAAQALTHPFFEPFRDPEEETEAQQPFDDSLEHEKLTVDEWKQHIYKEIVNFSPVARKDSRRRSGMKL, encoded by the exons ATGAGCCTCATCCGGAAAAAGGGATTCTACAAGCAGGACGTCAACAAGACCGCCtgggagctgcccaagacctaCGTGTCCCCGACGCACGTCGGCAGCGGGGCCTATGGCGCCGTGTG CTCGGCCATCGACAAGCGGTCAGGGGAGAAGGTGGCCATCAAGAAGCTGAGCCGACCCTTTCAGTCCGAGATCTTCGCCAAACGCGCCTACcgggagctgctgctgctgaagcACATGCAGCATGAGAAC GTCATTGGGCTCCTGGATGTCttcaccccagcctcctccctgcgCAACTTCCATGACTT CTACCTGGTGATGCCCTTCATGCAGACGGATCTGCAGAAGATCATGGGGATGGAGTTCAGTGAGGAGAAGATCCAGTACCTGGTGTATCAGATGCTCAAAGGCCTTAAG TACATCCACTCGGCTGGGGTCGTGCACAGG GACCTGAAGCCAGGCAACCTAGCTGTGAACGAGGACTGTGAACTGAAG ATCCTGGATTTTGGGCTGGCGCGGCATGCAGATGCCGAGATGACTGGCTACGTGGTGACCCGCTGGTACCGGGCCCCCGAGGTGATCCTCAGCTGGATGCACTACAACCAGACAG TGGACATCTGGTCTGTGGGCTGTATCATGGCAGAGATGCTGACAGGGAAAACTCTGTTCAAGGGGAaagatt ACCTGGACCAGCTGACCCAGATCCTGAAAGTGACCGGGGTGCCAGGCACGGAGTTTGTGCAGAAGCTGAACGACAAAGCG GCCAAATCCTACATCCAGGCCCTGCCACAGACCCCCAAGAAGGATTTCACTCAGCTCTTCCCGCGGGCCAGCCCCCAGG ccaCGGACCTGCTGGAGAAGATGCTGGAGCTAGATGTGGACAAGCGCCTGACAGCCGCGCAGGCCCTCACCCATCCCTTCTTTGAACCCTTCCGGGACCCTGAGGAAGAGACGGAGGCCCAACAGCCATTTGATGATTCCTTAGAACACGAGAAACTCACAGTGGATGAATGGAAGC AGCACATCTACAAGGAGATTGTGAACTTCAGCCCCGTTGCCCGGAAGGACTCGCGGCGCCGGAGTGGCATGAAACTGTAG